One genomic segment of [Phormidium] sp. ETS-05 includes these proteins:
- the rplD gene encoding 50S ribosomal protein L4, which produces MVNCVVKNWLGEDVGEATLELKVASEDNKSHIVHKALRKQLLAARQGNASSKTRSEVSGGGRKPWRQKGTGRARAGSIRSPLWRGGGVIFGPKPRDYDIKMNRKERRLALRTALQSRAENLIVVEEFGDKLPRPKTKELVQAITRWGANPERKVLLIVAETNENLLLSARNIAGLQLITPNNLSIYSVLDAAYIIATAAALAKIQEVYSD; this is translated from the coding sequence ATGGTTAACTGTGTAGTCAAAAACTGGCTCGGAGAAGATGTCGGAGAAGCAACCCTGGAATTAAAGGTTGCCAGTGAAGACAACAAGTCTCATATTGTCCACAAAGCGCTGAGAAAGCAACTGCTCGCAGCGCGCCAGGGCAACGCATCGAGCAAAACCAGGTCAGAAGTCTCCGGCGGCGGCAGAAAACCCTGGCGGCAAAAAGGCACCGGGCGGGCTCGGGCAGGTTCTATCCGTTCTCCCCTATGGCGTGGTGGTGGTGTCATCTTTGGACCGAAACCCAGAGATTATGACATTAAGATGAATCGGAAAGAACGGCGGCTGGCGCTGAGAACGGCGTTGCAAAGTCGGGCGGAAAACTTAATCGTAGTAGAAGAGTTTGGCGACAAGCTGCCCCGGCCCAAAACCAAAGAGCTGGTGCAAGCGATCACGCGCTGGGGTGCCAATCCCGAAAGAAAGGTACTGTTAATTGTGGCCGAAACCAACGAAAACCTGTTGTTGTCCGCAAGAAACATTGCTGGATTGCAGCTCATCACCCCCAATAATTTGAGCATTTATAGCGTGCTAGACGCAGCCTATATCATCGCCACGGCGGCAGCTCTGGCAAAAATACAGGAGGTTTACAGTGACTGA
- a CDS encoding 50S ribosomal protein L23: MTEYNPRDLADLVIRPLVTEKATLLMEDNKYSFDVVPQATKPEIKAAIEYLFNVKVTSVNTLRKPRKKKRVGRFAGFKTQYKRAIVTLAEGYSLQSILFPEV; this comes from the coding sequence GTGACTGAATACAACCCCCGCGATCTGGCAGATTTGGTGATTCGCCCTCTGGTGACAGAAAAGGCAACCCTGCTGATGGAGGACAACAAATATAGTTTTGACGTTGTGCCTCAAGCCACCAAGCCAGAAATCAAAGCGGCCATTGAATACCTATTCAATGTCAAGGTAACAAGCGTCAACACTTTGAGAAAACCCCGCAAGAAAAAACGTGTGGGCAGGTTTGCGGGATTTAAAACCCAGTACAAGCGGGCGATCGTCACCCTAGCAGAGGGATATTCCCTGCAAAGCATCCTCTTCCCAGAAGTGTAG